Genomic segment of Staphylococcus muscae:
TATTATCTAGTTCATGGCCTAACCAATGAATTAAGCTATCCATTGGTTGTACGAATGTATTGTAAAAGAAACCATCTCGGTTTTCAGGCTTACTATAATCACAACCAGCTAAAAAGAGTGTGATACCAAAAAGCATGGCCAGTAACGCTTTATTCTTCATTTTTCCACCTCTATACTATTATTCACATAAGTGTCATTTTATCATATAACGTATTCAGGTGGAAACATTTCTCATAATTTACAGCAATTTATTTAAAATATTGTAAGTAGCAGGACACAGATTTTTCAATATTGTCGCTCTGAGTAATAGAAGAAATCGTTGCGATACCATCTGCCCCATTATTAATAATAGAGGCGACATTTTCTTCTGTAATACCACCGATTGCGACAATTGGAATCTCTTCATCATAACGACGCATACGACGAATCATTTCGATACCGCCTGCTTGCTTGGCATCGCTCTTCGATTGCGTTCGATATACAGGACCTACACCAATATAATCGACATGTGTCAAATCCGACTGATCATACTCTTCAAAGTTACTCACACTTAAACCAATAATTTTATCTTCTGCTTGTGCATAAAAACTTTGAACTTCTGCATCGTCTTGTCCGACATGTATGCCATCAGCATCTATTTCTAAAGCGAGTGCAACATCATCATTGACGATAAAAGGAACATGATATGCTCGAC
This window contains:
- the thiE gene encoding thiamine phosphate synthase, producing the protein MTFDRKQLKVYFIAGTQDVKKGSLDHILEDALKAGITMFQFREKGPSALTGEAKKQKALDLQKLCRAYHVPFIVNDDVALALEIDADGIHVGQDDAEVQSFYAQAEDKIIGLSVSNFEEYDQSDLTHVDYIGVGPVYRTQSKSDAKQAGGIEMIRRMRRYDEEIPIVAIGGITEENVASIINNGADGIATISSITQSDNIEKSVSCYLQYFK